The DNA window AGATTATTCATCTGCATCTTATCTTTTAGCTGCAATAGCTATTTTGGGTGGAGAAGCTAAAATTTTTAACTTATTTAAAGATTCAAAACAGGGAGATAAAGTTATTCTAGATATCATCAGGGATATGGGAGCAGACATTGAGGTTCATGAGGATTATGTTAAAATATCTTCGGATGGTAATCTAAAAGCTATTGATGTTAATTTAAGTGACTCTCCTGACTTGCTTATTACTGTTGCTGTACTAGCCAGTTTGGCTGAAGGAACTTCTAAAATTACTGGAGTGGCACATGCAAGAGTTAAAGAAACAGATAGGATAGCTACAACATGTAGTGAACTTAAGAAATTAAACTGTAATGTAGTTGAGCATGAAGATGGAATGACTATTGAAGGTGGAATATCTTCAGGTGTTGTGGATTCTCATGGTGATCACAGGTTGGCTATGGCATTTTCACTAGCTGGATTAAAGGAAGATGTTGAAATCACCAATGGGGAAGTCTTTGATGTGTCTTTTCCAAATTTTATAGGTGCTATGGCAGAATTGGGTATTGAATTGGAGTTAAATTGAGGCTATAATATGTCTGATTATTCAAAAGAGGAAAAATCACTTTTAATAGTTGAAAAACTTAATGAAGTCTTTGATGTAAGGGTTTTTGAGGATAAAGATCCTTATAGGGTACTTGTTAGAACAATTTTATCTCAGAGAACACGGGATGAGAATACAGACCAGGCAACAAATAACCTTTTTTCCAAATATAAAGATATTTATGAAGTGGCTGATGCACCAACTGAAGATGTTGAAGAACTTATTAGATGTTCTGGTTTTTATAGAGTTAAAGCAGGAAGAATTAAAGAAGTTTCAAGGATATTAATCGATCAGTATGGTGGAGAAGTTCCTAATAATATGAAAGAGTTGTTGGAGCTTCCAGGAGTTGGACGTAAAACTGCTAATTGTGTTTTAGTATATGCATTTGAAGAGCCAGCTATTCCTGTAGATACTCATGTTCATAGAATTTCTAATAGATTGGGACTTGTAAATACTAAAGATCCTGAGGACACTGAAAAGGAATTGGATAATTTTGTTCCTGAGGATATTAAAATTCTTTTAAATGATTTAATGGTTCAATTTGGTCAAAATATTTGCAAACCAATATCTCCTCAATGTGAAATCTGCCCATTAGATGAGCTATGTGATAAGAATATTTAATGCTAAAAGTTTTATACTATTAAAACAAATGTATCTTATACTTAAATTGATTATTTTTAGCTTTTAAAATTAATTTTTATAGGTGATTATATGAAACCACCATGTGAATTAGTAGTATGGTATGTTTTACCTGCAATACGCTCTGAATTAGCTAAATCATTGCTTTCTTTAGGTATGAAACAAAAAGATGTTTCTGAACTTATGGATATTACTCAACCAGCTGTATCTCAGTATATAACTGATAAAAGAGGGTCTGGAATAAAATTTAATGATGAAGTTAATTCATTAATTAATGATTTTGCATCTGAGCTTTATTCTGGTGAAGCTAAAAAATCAGATATTATTAGTAAAACCTGTTTTATATGTAAGCAGATTAAAACTAGTGATATTATAGAACAATTAAATATTGACAAGTCTGAATTAGGTGATGACTGTAAGGCTTGTATTGATTCTGAGAATTTATAATCTTTAAAAAAAGTAATTTAAAGGAGATTATAAGTTTTCTCCTATTTTTTTAATTTCAGCTATTGCATCAGCAAGGTCTTCTTTATCTCCTTTTCCAGTAGTTCCTTTAGCTACTACAGATCCAATAACTTCCATTCCCATGTATCCAAATGGCATTCCAGCTAATCCATCAACATAACCTTGGAAAGCATCAGTTGGGTTTGCTTGGGTTGCAATAACAATTACTTTAGTTCCTTCTAAGCTTTTATCTGAATTTTGAGAGATTTGGTAGAATCTGTCAACAAAGGTTTTTGCTTGTGCAGTCATTTGACCATAGTAAATAGGTGTTGCAAAAACAAGTAAGTCTGCTTCTTGTAATTCATCCATAGCTTTGTTTAAATCATCGTCTCTAACACAGTCTCCTTTTTGACATCCAAGACATGCTTTACAGAAGTTAATATTAGATTCTTCTAAAAAGTAGTTACTTACTTCACCATCAATTTCAGCTATTAATTCGTTAATTAAAGTTTCACAGTTTCCACCTTTTCTAGGACTTCCATTTATTACAACAGTTTTCATATTTAACTACTCTCCTTGTTTTTATACATTACTATTTGATTTTTATGTTATATATATAATTTCCATATTGATATTTAAATTAAAATAGTTTTTTTAGATTAAATCATATAACTAATATGTATTAGATGCTCAATTTGATTTAAAGGATTAAGTGATTAAAGTGATATATAAAAAAACATATGATTCTCCGTTAGGTATTATTAATATGAGAAGTGATGGTGAGTATTTAACTGGTTTATGGTTTGATGGTTCAAGAGATGATAAAAAACACAATTATCAGGGTGTTTTTAAAGATTTAGATATATTTGATGAAACTATAGATTGGTTAAATAGCTATTTTGATGGTAATAATCCAGATTTCACACCAAAATATAAATTGGAAAATTTAACACCCTTTAGAGAGGAAGTTTTTGATATAATGAATAAAATTCCATATGGTGAGGTTATTACATATAATGATATTGCCTGTGAAGTAGCTAGTAAAAGAGGGATAAAGAAAATGTCTGCTCAGGCTGTTGGTGGAGCAGTAGGTTGGAATCCAATTTGCATTATCATTCCATGCCATAGAGTTGTTGGTTCAAATGGTAGCTTAACAGGTTATGGTGGTGGAATTGAAAATAAGATAGGGCTTTTAAAATTAGAAGGAATTGATTTATCTAAATTTTCTATTCCTAAAAAAGGGAATGCATTATAAGGAGATTAATTTTATAGGTTTAAAATCTTGCTGTACTCATATCTCCCATTGTAAACTGGGATTTTTGAGAGCCCACTATATCTCCTGTAGGGTTAATCACTTCAATTTGAATATCTGTGACATTAGCTAGTTCTTTTGTTGTATAGGAACCTGTAACATCAAAGGTACCATCATCATATTTGTATATATAAGCTTCTACAGCTGTTATGACTTCAGAACCATTATAAAAAGTTATTTTAGCATCATATTCCTCTAAATCCATACTTAAATCTGAAGGATAGATGTTAGCATTTACATAGTACCAGTATTCTAGGTTTCCAGTTTCAGTAAGATTAGCTGTTGTGTAATTTACTTCATTTGTGGCATAAGATTCTGTTTGAGTTACACTGATTGTAACTTTTTCTACAACATCACTTCCACTTGGCATAAAACTCATTGCAGCTATTATAATAATTAAACCAATAGCTATTAATCCTACAATTCCTACAGTTTTAGTATTTACTCCTGAATCAGGTTTTGAGGATTGTTTATTTGTTGGATCAATTTTTATTTTTTTAGAATTATTTTTAGTGCTTTTTGAGTTGTTATTTTCCTTTGAAAAAGGTGTTGCTTCTATTTTATCCTTTGAATTAATCTCTGTTAATGAACAACCACACTTTGTGCAAAATTTAGCTATGTCTTCTAATTGAGCACCGCATTTTGGACATTTTTTACTCATATTAATTCACTATTGGATAATATTGATTTTAATAGTATATACTTGTTATTAAATAGTTATGATTTAACAAAAGAAGTGATTAATTTAAAGTGTATTGATTTAATAAAAAAAAAGAAAAAAAGAAGGGAGTTTAGTTACTCCAAAGACCATGGAGGTTACATAAAGCTTTTGCAACAACATCATCTGCAGCATCTACAATGAAAGTTGCTTTAGGTTCATCTCCAGGTTTTAATTGTTTGAGATATTTTTCATCCCCAACAGTTAATTCGATAAATTGGATGTAGTGATCATCATCCATTGGGTGTTGTACTTCTCCAACACATACAGTTACTTTGTCTCCGTCAATTTCAACTACTGGAGCATGTTTAGGTGCTTTTTCTCCTTCTGTTTGGATTTCCATTAAGTCCATAGCTTGTCCACAGCAGGTAAGTTCTCCTGCTCCATTTTCAACTACTTCAACAAAGTTTCCACATACATTACATTTATAAAATTCACCAATGTTAGTCATATATAACACAACCTATTAATTTTATTAATTAACAATAGTATTTAAAAACTATATAATTATTTCGTTTATTTTAAAACAATTTATTTAATGTTATAAAATTAAATGAATATTTTTCCTTTATTTTAACAAATATTGATTTTAAGTTGATATTTTTATAAATAATTATTATAATTTATTTATTTTTTAATTTAAACCTTATTTTGTTATTTTTTATATTTTTTCATATAGCAACTATTTAATATATGAAATATAAATAATGATATTGTGAAAAAAGAAATAAAAAAGCTAATTTTTATTTTTGTTTTACTGTTAACAGTGATGGTAAGTGGATGTATTAATGGTCCAGTGTATGTAATTAATAATGAGATATCTTCTATTGAAAATGCTATAAATGGAGGTAACTCTTATTATAATGAATCTGTTGACCTTATGAATAATAATAACTATTCAAATGCACTTAGTAAAGCCAAATTAGCCACTGTTGAATATGATAATGCTTTAAAGAGTTTGCTTGAGATTAAAAGTAATTATAGTGAAACTATAGAAGAGGTGCAGGTGGATTATATTGATTTGCTGTATAGTGAAGTTTCCCTAAAAAGTGATGCTAATAATAATCTAATTACTGCTATTGATTATTATAATAATGGTGATGATGAATTAGGTAATGAATATGCATCTAAAGCAAATGATTTAATGAGTCAAGCTGTAGATTTAAAAAATTCAAGAGATAATTTAGTGAATAATAATCCTGATTACTTTAATTTAATTTAAAAGCTATTTAAGAGGTTTTAAACTTGATGATTGATTGCCCGAAATGTAAAGGTAAATGTTCTGTCATTGTTGATTATAAAGAATGTGAAAACTGTGGTGGAACTGGTTATGTTGATTCTTTTGATGTGGGAAGTCATTTTAAAGGAGTAAATAGTAATGCACGTGCAAAATTTGATTTAAGTGCAGATCAAGACATCCCATGTGAAATTTGTAATGGAAAAGGCCAAATTAAAGTTTTTGAAGACTGTGATTATTGTAATGGAAAAGGTCGTGTAAATGTTTGTAGAAGATGTGGAAAAAGAATTAACACTAAATATGACCACTGTAAAGACTGCTATGATAAGATTAAGGAGGAAAAAATGAATAAAGAAAATGAAGTACAAAGGCGCCTTAATGAAGAAAAAGAAGTTTATGTATTGGATCCTTTATGTGAAATGAGTGACATGGATAAAGATTGTTTATATAAAGGAAAAATCACTCGTGTAGAAAAATATGGTGCTTTTGTAACCTTAAATAATAATGTATGGGGTCTTATGAGGTGTAATACTTCAAATTATAATGTTGGAGATGAAGTAATTACAAGAATCACATCAATTAAATCAAGGGAAAGAAAAATTGACATGGCTCCAGCTAAAGTTAATAATTATAAGATTAAAAAATTAACTAAATCTATTAACAGGACTCTTATTGAAGAGCTTGAAAATAAAATGGGTAAATTAGTTCGTATTGATGGTGAAGTTTTACAGGTTCAACAGACTTCTGGTCCAACAATTTTCACAATAACTGATGAAACAGGTGTTACTGCAGTAGCTGCTTTTGATGAAGCAGGAGTAAGGGCATATCCTGATGTTGATGTTGGAGATGTTATAGAAGTTATTGGTGATGTAAATCAGCATGACGGTAAAACTCAAATTGAAAATCAGTCTTTAACTAAATTGGAAGGACATGAAGAAGAAAAACTCAAAATATTAATTGATGAAGCTTTAAATAAAAGAGCTGAACCTGAAGATGTTGATTTCTTAGTTAAAAGTGATGTATTAAACAGACTTAAACCTAAGATGAGAGAAGCTGCTCAAAAAATAAGAAGAGCTATTTTAGATGGTAGATCTATTCTTGTTAGACATCATGCAGATGCTGATGGTATCTGTGCAGGAGTAGCTATGGAAAAAGCTTTAATTCCATTAATTGAAGAAGTAAATCCAAATAATGATGCTCAATACTACTATTTCAAAAGATCTCCAAGTAAAGCACCTTTCTATGAACTGGAAGATGTTGTTAAGGACTTATCTTTTGCTTTAGAAGATCAGGAAAGACATGGTCAGAAATTACCATTAATTGTTCTTTTAGATAATGGTTCAACAGAAGAGGATATAACTGCTTTAATGCAGGCAAAAATCTATGATATTGAAATCGTTGTAATTGACCATCACTTCCCAGGAGAACTAATCACTAAAGAGGAAAAAGATGGAGAAATCATTGGAGGAACTGTTGAAGTAGATGAATATGTAGATACTCATGTTAACCCTTATTTAGTTGGAGGAGACTCTCAGTTAACTGCTGGTGCATTAGCTACTGAAGTTGCTCATATAATCAACCCTGATGTTAAAGATTTAATCATACATCTTCCAGCAATAGCTGCATTAGGTGACCATGCAGAATCTGGTGAAGTATATCAATATATTGAACTAGCTGAGAAGAAAGGCTTTAATAAAGAAGGGTTAGCTATTATAGCTGAATGTGTTGACTTTGAAGCATATTTCCTTAGATTTATGAATGGTAGAGGAATAATGGATACTATTTTAGCGGTTGATAATATTGACAAGCATGAAAAAATGGTAAATGCACTTTATAAGGAATATCAAAAAAGAGTAAACACTCAACTTAAAGCAGCACTTCCTAATATTGAGAAGATGCAGTTTGATAATGGAATTTACTTTAATATTATGGATGTTGAAAAGTACGCTCATAAATTTACATTCCCTGCTCCAGGTAAAACATGTGGATTTGTCCATGATAAAATTGTAAAAGAAATTGGTGAGGATAAACCTATTGTAACTCTTGGACATGGTCCTGATTTTGGTGTAATCAGAGCTACTGATGCTGTTAATGAACAGTTTGGATTTAGTGTAAATACTATTGTAGATAATTTGGCTGAAAGAATTCCTTCTGCAGGTATTGATGGTGGAGGCCATGAATGTGCAGGATCTATAAAGTATGTTGAAGGACTTGGTGAGGAAGTACTATCTGAATTTACTAATGAAGTTAAATCAATGAATAAACTTTAACTTCTTTTTTAATTAATTAAAAAAGGTTATTCTATGAAAATCTGTTCTAGATGTGGAAGTGAAAATGAAGATTATGTTAAATTCTGTGTACAGTGTGGAAAATCCTTTGATAACACAGATAATCATTTTGAAGTAGTGGAAGAACCTTCATTAATTAAAAAGATATTTTATAAATTTGATGAGGAAAAACATAAGTATAGAATTGCTAAAATTAAATCATTTTTAGTTGTTGAAGCAGTAGCTATTTTCATATGGGCATTTAATGACTTATGGTTTTATATTGATTCATCAAAAGGAGATATATTTGTAAGTTTAATTGCTGCTCTATGTATAGTAGTTATATTTATCATACCTTCTGCAGTTGGACTTTTTATAATAAAGAAAATTTATCAATTTTTACAGTCTCATAGTTGATTTTAATGGTTTTAAGAAATTATTGTGTGGAATGTGGTTCAAGGATTCATCTAGGTGAAGATACCTGCAGTAGCTGTGGTGCTGAAACAGGTTTGAAAAAATATGATAATCCAGCTATTTTCACACCTCCTCTCTATGATGTTGGATTTTTTAATTTTGATATTGATTTTTCACCATTTATTAAAAGACCTGGTGTTAAGTTTAACTATAAACTTTGTTCATGTGGTTTTTTAAATGAAATTTCAAATAAGCATTGTTTTAACTGTGGAGAAAACCTTAAAAAAAGTAAATTTGACAAATTAAGAATTAAAAGAAAGGTTAAAAAGAAAATAAAAACAATTCGCTGTGAATGTGGTGCTTTAAATGATAATGGAAGTTATTACTGTTATAACTGTGGAAGAAGTTTAAGCAGTGGCAGTCCATATTCAAATAGTGTAATTAAATGTAAATGTGGAGCTATTAATTCAAGTGAAAATTTATACTGTGAAATTTGTGGAATGAGACTTTCTGATGATGAAAGAATTGTTGAAGAAGATTTAAAAAGTAATTTTAACTTGAAGTATAATGATTCAGTATTCTGTTTTTGTGGTGAAGAAAATAGGATTGGGGATGCTTATTGTAATAGTTGTGGAGCCCCTCTTTTAAATATAGGTACTTCTTCAAATAATATACAGATACTTTGTGATTGCTCTACATTAAACAGCATTAATGATATGTTCTGTATTAATTGTGGGAAAGAATTAAATAAAGAGCAGCAATCTTTAATCTGTATTTGCGGTACTAAAAATCCTTTAAATGTAAAAGTTTGTCAGAAATGTGGCAGACCATTAAATCCTCATAGAATTATTAAATCAAAAATCGTCTGTACCTGTGGTGCTATTTTAGACTATAATAGTGATTACTGTTTAAATTGTGGAAAATCTATTAAGTTTAATAGAAATATGGGTAAAGTTTCAAATTTTATTAAAGATATTTTTAAATGATTAATATGAAAATCTGTGATATTTGCGGTACATATAACTCTAAAGAGAATAAATATTGTTTTCATTGCGGTAACAAATTATTAAAGGATAATATTTGTCCTCTTTGCGCTACATTAAATGAGGATGAGGCAACTATCTGTAGTAACTGCGGTTCTCCGTTAAGTACATTCACTATTGAGAGTTTTGATATATTATTCTCAGATTATTATAGGGAACAATTAGCTAACTTCGATTTATCAGTTATGGAATATTACTCTATTCTAAACAATATCTTTAATAAACAGGCATTTACACCTATTGTGGGCACTACAGCCAAAGATAAAGTCTTAGATATTGCCAGTAAATTTGCAAAGTGCAAGACTAAGTCTAGAGGTGTTGAATTTGGAGCTAATATGGGCACTACCCTGGAATATGATGATAGGTTAGATGATTCTGTTCAAATAGCTACTATAATTCATGAATTAGCTCACTGTCTATTGTTTAAAATTATCTTAAATGTTTTATGTGAAGCATTTGATGTAAAAACTTCTAAAACCTTGGAAAGTTTTGTCTGGTTCTTCTTAACATTTGGAGAACTTGAAATAATGTTTGAATATTGTGCCCATACTGTAGAAGGCAGATTTATTCCTTATGGATATCAGAATTACGGATCTTTCAATAATCTAGTTAGGCAGTCTGATATTAGTGAAGACAATTTAGAACTAGCTATTATTTTAGGAAATAGTTTTGCAAATGAGATTATTGTTTATCTTGAAAAATATATTGATGATGATTTAAGAAATCTCATTAAAATTCAGTATAAAAAAGATTCAACAGTTCCCAAATTTGATTCGATAGAATTAGAAACAAATCAATGCTTAGATTTAGATTTAAAAAATAAGCAATTGATTCAATTATTAAATGTTATTTTTGATGAAGCCACCTTAAGTAGAAATCGGGATGAGTTAATGTTTATTAAGGAGGGGCTAGAAAACTTTTAGTTTATTCTTTGTCTTCCCCATCATTATCCTTAATATTGTCTAGTACTTCTTTTCCAGTGCTAGTTAAACGGTATAATCTACCTTTTCTAGCTTCTTCGTTGATGCACTCAACAATTTCTTTTCCTTTAAGCTCACTTAAAACTTTGGAGATATGATTAGTTCTTATACCACTATCTTTTGCAATTTTGGTAGGTATTTTTACATTTTCTCCTATTGATTTCACAGTTTTTTCCCTATATTTGGAAATTTTCACATATGAAACAAGTTTTAGAAGCTCATCTCCTTCATTAACCATGATTATAATTCTCTTTCTTTTAATATAAAACTGTTTTCAATATTATTGTTTCATGTTAAACACAATTTATTTAATAAAAAATATAATTATGTTAATTTTTTACAATAATATTTTATTGTTTTTTTAATTATTTTCAAAGAATATTAATATTTTTTAATATAAATATTTTTCTTCTTGCTTCTTTTTTTATAGTATCTTTTTTATTGTTATGTATGTTATATATTTTTATTAGTTAACTTAAAATATAATATTTTATAGATAATTTATTATATATGTCCTTTTTAAATATAAATATGTTGGTATAATGAAGTGTAATTATTGTGGTTATGAGATGAGTGAGTTCTCAAAATTTTGTTCTAATTGTGGCATGCCCATATTAGAAAATCAAAAAGAAGAACTTGAAGATGATGAAGATCTTCCAGAATCTATTAATTATATTTTATTTGGTTTAATTATTGTAATTATAATGTTATCAGCTATTATTAGCTATTTTATTATATATAATTAAATTTACACTTTATTTTTCAATTGAATTTTTATTATATTAAATTGGGAGGTATTTAATGTTTTGTCCTAAGTGTGGTAAAGCAATTAAAGATGATGCGAAGTTTTGTAAGTACTGTGGTACGCAAGTTAGTAAAAATAATCAATCAGTTAATGTTAAATCAGATACTTCCTCTGACTCTAAAAATAACAGTAATACTAAAATTTTAGCAGTTGCTATTGTTGTTGCAGCTATTGTTCTTGTTGCATTAGTTTTCACTGCTTTAAGTCTCACTTCAGATAATGGTGGGGATGATGCAAAAGCTGTTGAAGCTAATAAAGAATCGTCTGTTGCTGTGACTTCTTCCAGTTCTCAGAGTTCATCTGCAAGTGCTGAAAAGTCATGGGTTTCTGTTGGTTCATTTTCAGGCTCAGGATCAGGTTCTCAGACAATAAGTGTTCCATCAGGTGAGATAAGAATTGACATAAGTGCATTTCCAATTAAAAACTATGCTACTAATCATTTGTATTTAACAGGGTCTAATGGTGAATCTGCTGGTGTTGATTGGGGTTCAACAAGTGCTGTTGCATCAAAATCTGATTCCCTGTCTTTCACATCTTCATCAACCACTACATTTACAATTGATTATTTTGAAACTGAAAGTTGGAGTGTTGAGGTTTATAAATATCAATGAGGTTAAAAGATAATGTTTTGTCCAAAATGTGGAAAGAAAATCCCGGATGATGCAAAATTTTGTAAATTTTGTGGTAATGAAATAAAGAAAAATAAGGGGCATGGTAGAAGTCGTATTGTAAAAAAAGATAATGATAAAAAAGATGAAAAGACATCCCCTGTTTTAATTGGTGCAGTTGTTGTTGCAGCTATTGTTTTAGTAGTTTTAGTTGTACTAGCTATGGGTGTTTTAAATAGTGATGATAGTTCAAATGGCAGTTCAAATAGTAATGTATTTGGAATTAGCCAATCAAGTAGTGGACAAGTAGCTGAAGATACAGTTCAATCTGTTTCACTTTCTGCATTTCCAGTTTCAGAAGCTCCAAATTTAGCACAAGCTTTGTCTGAACAAGGTTATCCAAGTTCAATTAACTTTAAATCTGTTACTTTGGATACTTCTCAATGTTTGTACATTTTAACAAAATCTATTGTTGAGATAAATTCAGGTAATACTGGAGGAACAATTAGTGTTGGAAATCCTGCTTATGCACCGTCTCCAAGTGGAGCAGATATTACCCAAACAATTTCTATTCATGAATATGTAGACATTTGTGGTCGTTTTTCATCATGGATTGAATCAAATGGTCAGGTTCCAAATTATGTTGGTATTTATACTGGTGGAGTTCCTGATATTTCACCATTAAATATGCTACGTATAGCTTCTGATATTTTAATAGATTATAAAAATACTGGTCAGCTACCTGAAACTGCAGTTGTTTAGATTCTTATGAAAAATAATAAAATTTTGTTAATAATTTTAGTTGTGATTATAGCTTTGATTGCAGTTTTTGCAGCAGCTATGCTCACAAACAATTCCCAGTCTGTTGCATCTGTACAACAGCAGAATAGTAATATTAACACTAATCTGCCGGACAATGTTTTAGGTGAAGAAAGTTATGGTTCTGTTAAAATTTCAGGACCTTTTGGTAATCCAAATTCCAATATTAAAATAGGTTATGTTGTTGGTCTTCATCCTTTGGAAAATCAGGCTCACAGTGCATTTTTAAATGAGTTTTACGATGAAAGTGATGATTTAGATTATGCATATTACTTATATGAGATAAATGTCACCCAAAATAGAGATGATTATGATAGCGGAAGAATGAATGGCCAGTTACTTGCTCAAAACTATATTGTGCCTGATGCAATTGATAAAAATCTTTCATTAGTTGTAGATGTTCATTCAAATCAAGGTAATTGGGATGAAAATCAATTTATTTTCTCTCCAAATCAAATGGATATCTCTAAAGATTATGCTAATCAGGTTGTAAGGGATATTGGATTTTCTACATACTATATTCCTCCAAACCCTACAAGTACTGATTATTTAACATTACCTTTAATTGAAGGTGGTGTTCCGGCATTTATCTATGAAGAATTTGACCGAAATTCTTTTGAATTGATGGAAGATCATATGGATGAATTAATTGAAGCTGTAGATTCTCTACGCTTCTAAACTTTTTTTTTTTAAAAATCATAAATTTAATAGATAATAAAATATATATTTCTAATTAATGTTTTTTGATTTGAATATTAAGGGAAATACTTTTGAAAATAATCTTGAATTAGCTATTGAAGCTAAAAAATATGGTTGGAATCATATTAATTTTTCATATAATCAGGATAACTTTAAAAACTCTTTAGAATTTAGGGATGATTTAAAAGAAGAGTTAACTGATGTTATTTCTATAGATTACACTTTGGAAATTAAACCTAAGAATGTTAATGAAATTAGAAAAATTTCAAAAAAATTTAGGGATAAAGTAAACTGTATTTCTGTTGTTGGTGGAGATTTAAAAATCAATAGGGCAGTTTGTGAGAATATTCAGCTTGATGTACTCTCAAGGCCTTATCTTAAGAGAAAAGATTCTGGTTTAAATCAAGTATTGGCAAAAGAAGCTTTTAGGAATAATGTAGCTGTCGAGCTTGTTTTTAAAGATATCTTAAATAGCTATCTCTCACATAGGGCTAAAATCATTTCTAATTTTAAAGATATCTACATTTTACATAGGAAATTTAATTTCCCATTAATATTATCCTCCAGGGCTAAGGATATTTTTGATATTCGCTCTGTTAATGATTTTAAAGCTTTTTTCATAGCTACTGGTCTTAGTGAAGATGAAGTTTTAAAAGCTATGGCTTATCCCAAAGAAATTCTTGATTATAATAGGGATAGGAAAAATTTACTGTTTAAAGGTGTGAGGGTGGTTAATAATGAAGCTTAAAGTATTGCCTCCTACTCTCAGAAAAAATAATCGCTATTTAACTGTTGATATTAAGGTTAAAGGTGATTTAAATAAGGATGAATTTGTTGGATTGATATGGGATGGATGTATCCGTTTTTGGGGTGAGTTAACAACATCTAATTTTAATTTATGGGTTATGCGCTTTTATGAAATTGAAAAAAATGAGGAGTATAACTATTATAAGGCAGTTATCAGATGTCAAAGAGGTTTTGAAGATAATGTAAGGGCTGCTTTATGTTGTGTTTCTAAATATAATTCTAAAAAAGTAGCTATTAATGTAATTGGTTTGTCTGGAACTATAAAAGCGTCGGTAAATAAATTTGTTTAGGATTTTTCTTATAAAAATATTTTAGTTACTAATGGTTATTTTAAAATAGAAAACTTTATTAATATATAATAATATATAATTTACTGAAT is part of the Methanobrevibacter woesei genome and encodes:
- a CDS encoding endonuclease III domain-containing protein; amino-acid sequence: MSDYSKEEKSLLIVEKLNEVFDVRVFEDKDPYRVLVRTILSQRTRDENTDQATNNLFSKYKDIYEVADAPTEDVEELIRCSGFYRVKAGRIKEVSRILIDQYGGEVPNNMKELLELPGVGRKTANCVLVYAFEEPAIPVDTHVHRISNRLGLVNTKDPEDTEKELDNFVPEDIKILLNDLMVQFGQNICKPISPQCEICPLDELCDKNI
- a CDS encoding transcriptional regulator — encoded protein: MKPPCELVVWYVLPAIRSELAKSLLSLGMKQKDVSELMDITQPAVSQYITDKRGSGIKFNDEVNSLINDFASELYSGEAKKSDIISKTCFICKQIKTSDIIEQLNIDKSELGDDCKACIDSENL
- a CDS encoding flavodoxin family protein, with the protein product MKTVVINGSPRKGGNCETLINELIAEIDGEVSNYFLEESNINFCKACLGCQKGDCVRDDDLNKAMDELQEADLLVFATPIYYGQMTAQAKTFVDRFYQISQNSDKSLEGTKVIVIATQANPTDAFQGYVDGLAGMPFGYMGMEVIGSVVAKGTTGKGDKEDLADAIAEIKKIGENL
- a CDS encoding methylated-DNA--[protein]-cysteine S-methyltransferase, with amino-acid sequence MIYKKTYDSPLGIINMRSDGEYLTGLWFDGSRDDKKHNYQGVFKDLDIFDETIDWLNSYFDGNNPDFTPKYKLENLTPFREEVFDIMNKIPYGEVITYNDIACEVASKRGIKKMSAQAVGGAVGWNPICIIIPCHRVVGSNGSLTGYGGGIENKIGLLKLEGIDLSKFSIPKKGNAL
- a CDS encoding zinc ribbon domain-containing protein, whose product is MSKKCPKCGAQLEDIAKFCTKCGCSLTEINSKDKIEATPFSKENNNSKSTKNNSKKIKIDPTNKQSSKPDSGVNTKTVGIVGLIAIGLIIIIAAMSFMPSGSDVVEKVTISVTQTESYATNEVNYTTANLTETGNLEYWYYVNANIYPSDLSMDLEEYDAKITFYNGSEVITAVEAYIYKYDDGTFDVTGSYTTKELANVTDIQIEVINPTGDIVGSQKSQFTMGDMSTARF
- a CDS encoding desulfoferrodoxin, with the protein product MTNIGEFYKCNVCGNFVEVVENGAGELTCCGQAMDLMEIQTEGEKAPKHAPVVEIDGDKVTVCVGEVQHPMDDDHYIQFIELTVGDEKYLKQLKPGDEPKATFIVDAADDVVAKALCNLHGLWSN
- a CDS encoding outer membrane protein assembly factor BamD, encoding MKKEIKKLIFIFVLLLTVMVSGCINGPVYVINNEISSIENAINGGNSYYNESVDLMNNNNYSNALSKAKLATVEYDNALKSLLEIKSNYSETIEEVQVDYIDLLYSEVSLKSDANNNLITAIDYYNNGDDELGNEYASKANDLMSQAVDLKNSRDNLVNNNPDYFNLI